A region of the Phoenix dactylifera cultivar Barhee BC4 chromosome 10, palm_55x_up_171113_PBpolish2nd_filt_p, whole genome shotgun sequence genome:
gtcattgttgacAAGTTTTCAAAAATGTCGCACTTTGTGCCCTGCGCAAAGACTTATGATGCATCTCGAGTTATTGATTTGTTCTTAAAAGAAGTAGTTCGTCTACATGGACTCCCAAAGACTATTGTATCTGATCGTGATGTCAAGTTTGTTAGCTATTTTTGGAAGACACTTTGGGCGAAGCTTGGCACCCGTCTTTCCTTCTCCAGcgcctatcatccccaaaccGATGGGCAGACTGAGGTGGTCAACCGCAGTCTTGGGAACCTTCTTCGATGCTTGGTCCAGGATCATGTGAAGTCATGGGATCTGATTTTACCCCATGCCGAGTTTGCTTAAAACAGCAGTATCAATCGGACCACAGGATTGTCACCTTTCGAGATTGTTCTCGTGATGAAGCCGCAGCGGCCTATTGATCTTGTACCACTCCCCATCAACACAAGGATCGGTGACGGTGGCGAAGACTTCGCCAAGCACATACAAGATATCCATGCAGAAGTTCGACGTCGTTTGGTCACCAATACCGAGATTTACAAGCAACAAGCAGACTTGAAGCGACGTCCCCTAGAATTCAAAGAAGGAGACCTTATGATGATACGATGGAGTGCTGAACGCTTCccttgcagaaattttcagaagcttCATCTTTGTCGCGCCGGTCCCTTCAAGGTACTGAAACGAATGGGACCTAACGTATATGTGCTTGATTTGCCTGAAGACTTGCAGGTTAGCCCaattttcaatgttgaagaCCTGCAGCTTTATGAAGGACATTATGCTGAAGATGAAGATCCTCCTGCCATAAGACAATCACTACCACGTCGATCAGTCCCTAAAGACACCATTGAAGACATTTTGGATGATCAAATTGTGTCCACACGTCGTGGAGGATATCAGAAATTTTTGCTTAAATGGAAAGGCCGACCGATTTCAGATTGTTCGTGGTTGAAGACGAAGGAAGTCCAGCGGCTGAACCCGGATTTCTACGAGCTATACCAGTCACGAAACTCAATGGAGTCGAGTCTTTTTCCAGCCGGAgggaattgatgcaggagcatcctCCTCACGCCTTAGTCCATGAACATTGGGTCAAAGAAAATTGAGTCCTAAATTGTTGAGTTCTTGTAATAAGTGAATTAATTTACAATGGTTTAGTATCTTTGACGCCTAATTAGATTGAGTTTAAGGTGTCAAGTGGGTCATTGGTTAATTAGGAATAACCACATGTCAAGTGGGTCGAGTCCCAAGGGAGAGGAATTGATTTCATGTGCAAGGAAGATTCCAaattgcttgcggctgaaatccTTCTCCTTCTCACGCCAATAAAGGCTTCCACATGTGGATAAGCCCATTTGGTAAGTTGTTTAGGAgatcaatcaggagattgaaggtTTAAAAAAGAGTCCTTATCTGGTTTAGAGTCCAATTAAATTCGGAATTATAGTCCTTATCTTTTCACAGCCTCTCTCTCTATAAAAAGGGAAAGTTTGAAGAATAAAATGGAGAAAACATTTGAGTTCATTCAAAAATAGACCTTGTTTTGTGGAGAGAGACTCTTTTTCCTTGGTGCGACGCCAACAGGCTGAAGAAAATGGGTGAGACTCCCCTTCTCTTGCCGCCGAGTTGATTTGGTTTGGGTGATACTCCCACAACTATCTCTTccttatctcctttttaattcaagtttctttttgTTTAAATCCTTTGAAATCATCCCACCACCCTCTAGCCTTTCTCCCATGCCTCCCACTATCCAAATCCTATCATCTTACCTCCAGATTTCACACCCACATCAAGTTCCACGAAATCAGGCCGCCAGCGTTTTCCAGAAAATTctttaagagtcgactccttccgaccttgagtcgaccacgtcgcctcgagtcgactccagcttcaTCAGGTGGACTCCACatcgcctcgagtcgactcccaaagtcgACCTCCAGGCCTCTCAGATCGACTCGCCTGGCACGACAGAGGGCTCGTTCCCTGATACGCCCAGCGAGTCGACCCCTTCAATacttgagtcgactctaaccttGGTCGAGTCAACCTCAAagatccttgagtcgaccccagccggAAAACAGAAGAACCCATTCTctgaattctctgagagagtcgaccacTGCCTGTCACGAGTTGACCTCAGTttatcacgagtcgacccctctgCAATCTCCTTCCGCCTATGCGTCACTGAATACAAAAAACTAATGAATGCAACACATAAGATAAAAAGGATATAGAAATTCTTCTGTTGTCCTTAGTTTTGGGTGAGGATTATCATGGTCAAGGACCAATCTTATGCAAGACTAGGAAGATGGATCAAATCAAAAGTAGTTTATAGATTGTACTGCCTAGTAAAATGTGAAGCATATTTTCAACAACAAAAAAAGTGAGGCAAGTATTTTCCTACTCAGTCATAGACTGGGAGGATTCTGCTCAGATCCGCAACtgaaataacaataataacagTATATTGAGGTTTATACAAATACACACATGAATgttcagaaaaaaaaggaagaaaaaaaaaaaagaagcaaagaaaTCTCATCTCAGTGGCCAGTCTTATCAGCTTCCTGTAATACAAGGACGCTTCAGCTCGCTCTCCCCCCTACCCACGGTGTAAAATTTAAAGATACCAAAAAAGACACCAATAGAGCTTTTTAAATTCCCTTCGTCTTCCTCTTATTCTTCTCATTATTATTTTGACATCGGGAACAGTTTGTTCGTGTGTGTGCATGAATCTACTGGCCAACAGCAAGGATCCCCAGTTGATGTGGCCTCAACATTCTCGGATTTTGTATGTCTTGCTTTGCCTTTGCGTCACAAATCTAGTGCAAATCTCTGGAGGGAAACTCTTCTTCCAAAGGCCTAAGAACAAGGCATTTTGGGCAAAATCAATTTCAACAACAATGAGGGCTGCAGTTCCATCTGGGTCTGATCTACTTTTATGACTCCTATAGGCCTGAACTGGGGTTTCTCTACATGCTGCAGTTCAAAGAAACATGGAAAACATGAGAAGATAGGGTCGCTTGATGCAAGATAAAGAACATATAAGAAAAATACATGTACTTGGCCCTTGAAGCATATTATTTTATGGCTTACCATGACTATAGAAAGCTCTTTGTCTAACTACTGAAAAGTGCTCATATACTGTTGAACTCTGCTTGATTAATAAATTGTTGTCTTTGTTCTCCAACCTGGATCATAGAACTGCCACCGTCCTGAAAAtgaagtgctttatttagtaaTGACATCGCTTTTCATTTTGGATTATCTATTAAAAACTTTGATTTTGAACAAATAAGCCTTCTAAAAGGAATAAAGACCTGAGGAAAGGCAGTGGATCCTTGGCAATGTAATAAAAGAGGTACTGAAGGATCCATCATTTGGTAGATATTTCTAGCATTCTCAAAAGCTGGAGGATGAATGTGGGTTGTTTGGTTCACAAGTGGCACTTGTTGTTGTATGCTCTTCATTTTCTGAAATTTATTATTACAGATCCATCAGCATCAAATACCATACTCATAAAACTATAGATAAccatgaaattcaaaaaaaaaagagaggagatatATAGGATAAATCTGGCTTTTTGTTCTGCCTTTGGATTCACGGAGTTATCAAGATCCACCCCAAAGTCATATAACATCGGATTCACAGAAGCAAGCTTCATGGAAAGAAACTGCAGATGTTCCAGCAAATGCGGCATTAGAATCACTTCAGATCTGCTAAATAACAAGGGAGACTATCAATTCATGACTTGTGATTACCTCAATTTGGTTCTGCAAAGATTGCACATAGTTGACTATCTCATCGAGCACGAGGGCCTTTCCAGTAACCTACAAATCAAAACCATTAGCAAATCTTTAAGTAAAATGACTTCAAATATAATCCTTGGATTCAAATTAGCGCATTATAAGAAGGAGCTTCACCTTATCACAACCAGGAACAAGGCCTTGCAACATCTTCATCCTTTCACTTATCTTCTCCCTTCTGACCTGAAAGCCCATGACATGTTTCAAGCAACGAGTTTGATAACAAGTAGTCAATTTGGTCACAACAGTAAAAGGATGTATTCAAGACTTCAGGGATACCCTTTCTGCAAGGCTGTGGCTATCTGTTGCTTGACCTCTCTTCGATCTTACATGAATGTAGCCTTCAGGGGGTTCTTCTCCAGCCTTTGCGGCTTTCCAGTCATCACATTTGGGCTTCTTCCCCCGTTTTCCCTTCAATTCACCAATGGGTTTCCTCTGCTTCCTACTCTTACTTTCTTTTGTACTCTAACAACACGGAATATATAGTacatagaaaagaaaataatatttattagaAACCAAGACCTACACACCCTTCAAAAAGTTAAATCTTTTTAGATGGTTTGGGATTACTGCTGTCCTTAGGCTGGATTGGCAATAACTCGAGCGAGCCTCATCtccattctttcttttcttctccatgGATCCTTGTTGTTTGGGGACCTTCTCGTCATGGGGTTTAATTACCGCTGATGAAAGTGGAATCTGGCACTCAACTAAAGGAGCTTTTGTGGCAGTGGCAAGAGAGATGCTGCTCTCATAGGCTGAGGTATCACCAGATGAGACCTCTAGGATGGCTTCAGGTGAGTAGTAATAGGGAAAGCAAGAagaggagttgttgctggtctCTCCAACTTGCCGGGTGGAAAGGTGCGTCTCAAAGGGGATGGATGCAAGGATAGGAGAGTCCAGAAGGAAAGGGTAGTATGAGAAGGCTTCCATTGAGGAGAGATGAGGATTGAAATTTAAAGAGATGGCAGTGGATGGAGATATAGCAGTAAAGCAGGCTGGATCTGATGCTAGGCCTATCCTGGTTTGTATAGCAGTGGGGGTTTGGAGGAGGGAGGCTGGATCTGGTGTTAGGTCTGTCCTGGTTTATATAGAAGATAGAAGTGGGGGGTtccaagggggggggggggggggggggggggggggtgcaagAGAGAGAGGGTCCATGCAGATATATGCAAGTTTGACTGGTCTTATCAGTTCTGTCTTCCCTCTTCATTTGCTTGAGGATGAGTGAGTGGTCGGTTCTTGCGGTAATTCCCTTCCTAATTGCACCGTTGCTGGGAGGAGTTTTAATACTGCAGTTCTTCCAATCTTTAGATAGGCCAATCGCGTTCAAGGTAATGCCCTGTTGGGATTGGGGGGTaacaacaaataaaataattaaagcatAACGGAATCAACAACTCTCCCACCTTATGTAAACCTATTAAGAAACAAATAACTAGAGCCACTCcacctaatatatatatatatcaaggcaTTCACAAATACCTAGTTGATGATTAAATTATCAGAAACACAAAAGGAACGCTAAATTTTTACGTGGAAAACCTCCCCAATGTAGAGAGTAAAAATCACGAAACCATATTCCACCCAAAAACTTCCACTATCAACCAATAATGGACATTACAATCTATTCTCTCTAGCCAAATCTAGAGGCATATATCACCACATAATCTCAAGAACAATATTCTTGGCAAACATCAATAATAAGAGAGAAAGATTGAGAAGATCTCACATGAACAGTAGCCACGTTTCTGCAAAATTTGACTATGCTAGAAGACTTCAAATGACAATCATACCGTGCAGATTGAAGAACCATGTGTTGTGAGCCTGCTATCAAAATTTCAGCTCGATCGGACCGCGAATCGCCTTCCGATTGTCGTTTGATCAAGACTGCGCGCTGAATATCAATTCTGCATCTTCTTCATTGCCTCCCTCTATTTTTAACTCGTGGAAGATGGCTCATATACCCTACCTTCTCAACATAAAACATTGCACTAATGAACCTCTCATTTTGGGCCAAAAATAGTCTAACTAAAATGGACTAAAAATAATGAACTTAGCCGACATTTGTTGAGCTAAGTCTCCTCCAACATAGAAGGGATAACTCAACAAATGTCCCTTTCCCGACTATCTGGAGGGATTCGCCATTCTGGCAATCAATCGACATGCCTCAAGCTTTTTCCTTGGCAAAGACTTCGTCAACATATTAGAACCATTGTCATCTGTATAAATTTTCTCAAGTTCTAACAACTTAGAACTCAGAACATCTCGAATCCAAtagtatctcacatcaatatgCTTCGATCTTGAATAAAAGGTAGAGTTTTTACCAAGATGGATAGCGCTCTGATTATTACAATATAACATATAGTGCTCTTGCTTGAAACCAAGCTCCTTAATATATGTTCTCAACCATAACAACTCTTTACATGATTCTATTGTTGCAATGAACTCTGCTTCGGTGGTAACAAGTGCAACATACTTCTGTAATTTTGATTGCCATGCCACTGCTCCTCCTACAAAAGTAATTAGATAACCTGAAGTAGATTTGCGAGTATCAATATCTCCAGCCATACCTACATCCATGTAACCAACTAACATAGGTTTCTCACATCCAAAGCTAAGTTTCAAACCGGATGTACCTCGAAGATATCTCATAATCCACTTTACTGCATTCCAATACTCTCTTCCTGGATTTGAAAGAAAGCGACTAACTGTGCCAACTGCATGAGCTATGTTGTACACACTATTGCATACATCAAACTTCCTACCGATGAGAAATATAGAACTTTCTGcatgtctttcttttcttcatctgtAAAAGAACTCTATTTAGTGCTCAATTTAAAGTGAGTAGCAAGAGAAGTACTAACCACTTTAGCTTTGTCTATATTAAACTTTTGAAGCACTTTCTCAATGTACTCTTGTAACATGTACAACTTCTTAGCATCTCTATCTCGATTAATCATTCTACCAAGGATTTGTTATGCTGACCCCAAGTCTTTTATAGCAAAAGActtatttaatttctttttcaatCTATCAATCCAAAAAGCATTCTAGCCAACAATCAAtatgtcatcaacataaagcaacaaaataataaaatcatcatcatTAAATTTTTGCACAGAAACACAATGGTTGTCTTCTTGTAACCTTGCTCCCCTATAACTGACTCAAATTTCTTGTACCATTGTTTCGGTGCCTACTTCAAGCTATAAAGATTTTTCTTTAATCTGCATACATAATCCTCTTTTCCTTTTACCTCAAAACCTGCTAGCTGCTTCATGTAAATTTTTTCCTCTAAGTCACCATGAAGAAAAGCagtcttgacatccatctgcttaATCTCTAATCAAGACTAGCTACTAAATCGAGAACAACTCGAATAGATGACATCTTCACAACTGGAGCAAatatttcattaaaatcaaCATCCTTTCTTTGGCTGAAACCCTTGACAACCAATCTAGCTTTATACCATGGACATGATGAGTGTTCTTCTTGCTTCACTATGTACACCCACCTATTCTTTAAAGCTCTTTTGCCTTTAGGTAACTTTACTAACTCAAAGGTGTGATTCTCATAATGACTTCATTTCATCCTTTATGGCCTCAATCCATTCTTTCTTATGTTCATCTTCCATAGCTTCTTCATAATTTTGGATTCTCTCTCGTCAGTAAGTAGCAATTATTCATTAGCTGAATACCCTGTGGAAGGTTGTCTATTTCTATTAGACATCCTAAGTTGCGCTGAAATATCTAGCCTTGCAACTGATTATCAGCATCATTATTTACTTTGGCATGTATGGGAGCATTTTCATTCACATCAACTGCATCTGACTGGTCATTCTAAAACTCATCAGCATTTTCTGGCATTAATATTGGTGCTATAGGAACCGAATCCAAGTCTATCATGTCATCACTGTACTGTGGCTCTGTCTTATCTACTTTCTTAATGTTCCCTGTATGGTTTGATCTTCTATAAGCACAACATCATGACTTCTGATAAGCTTTTTGCTGATTGGATCATAAAACTTGTACCCAAAATTATCCTGACCATGCCTCAAAAATATGCACTGTCTAGTTTTAGCATCAAGTTTGGATCTTTCATTTTTAAGGAATATGTACAAACGCCTTGtatccaaagacatgaagatGATCATGAGAAACATCTTTACCTGTCCAGACTCTGTTTGGCACATcaaagtataagcaagcacaaggtgtgagattcaACATATGTACAACTGTACTGAAAGCCTCACCCCAAAAGAATCTTAGTAACCCTGCTTGTGAAAGCAAACATCTGACTCTCTCCACCAATATCCTATTCATTCTTTCTGCCAAACCATTCAACTAAGATGTCTTCGAAGGTATTTTCTGATGTCGAATACCCTGTTCTCTACAATAATCATCAAATGGACCTTAAGTATTCTCCTCCGTTATCTGTTCGGATACATTTCAactttcttcctatttctctcTCAATTAAGGCttgaaactatttgaaaatATCCAATACATGATCCTTTGTCTTTTAGGTGTAAACTCATATCTTTCTTGAATAATCATAAATGAATGTCACAAAATAACGAGCACCACCAAGTGTTATTATCTTCATTGGACCACAAACATCTGAATGCACCAGATCAAGTGCATTTGATTTTCTAGAAGGAGGGGATACTTTGAAGAAAactttgttctgcttacctgcTAAGCAGTGAGCATAATTTCTCAGATAAGTATTCTTCACTCCAGGTAGTAGTCCTTTCTTGGCAAACATCGATAAGCCTTTCTTACTCATGTAACATAGTCTATTATGCCATAACTTAATTGTATCTTCATTCTCCACTGCATTGATACTGGTTCTGGAGAACCCTATCTGTAACAAGTATAAAGTTGAGAGCTTTTTACCTATAGCCACAACCAAAGCTCCTTTAGTGAGCTTCCATCTGCCATCAGAGAAAGTATTGCAGAATCCTTCATCATCAAGTCTACCCATAGAAAGTAGGTTGTAACGGATGTTGGAAATATGTTTCACATTTTTAAGAACCAACTTTGTACCATTGTTGGTTTTTAAACAAACATCGCATACACCGACAACTTTAGCTATGCCACTATCTTCCATTTTTACAATCCTAAAATCACCAGCTATATAGGTCGAAAAGAAATCCTTTCTCGATGTAGCATGAATAGAAGCACCACTGTCAACTACCCAGCTCATCTCATGGCATGCAAGATTAAGAACATCAACATCGCAAGCAATAAGAAAGTTTTTAATAATGAAAACCTGATCTTATTCATTATCATCTTTCTTCTTATCTATATCTTTGTTCtgcttgttttttcttttcagcTTCCGACAATACTTCTTGATATGCCCCTTTTTACCACAATGATAACACTCAATATTAGCGAAGATATTGGACTCGCTTCTAGTCTTACCTCTATACTTCGAATTTCTGCTTTTACTCCTCCCTCTTGTCTCGGTAACTAAGACATTTGACTGTGAAAAGGAACCTTGTGATTTTCGCCTTATCTCTTCGTTTAGAACACTACTCTTAGCTAAATCTATTGAGAGAACACAATTCGGGGCTGAGTTAGACAACGTTGTTCTCACTATCTCCCACGAGTTCAGCAGAGTGCCTAGAAGCCATAATTCCTGTACctcatcatcaaaattgatACCCATTATGGCCAACTAATTAATGATCTCTTGGAATGTATTCAAATGATCTGTCATAGAAATTCCATCCTGATACCTCAAGAACATCATCTACTTTATGAGGAATAATTTATTGTTTTCAATTTTTCGAGCATACAACTGTTCAAGCTTGGTCCATAAACTACGTGCATCTGTCTCTCCACTAATATGATTCAAAACATTGTCATCTATCCATTGCCTGATATATCCACACACTTGTTGATGAAGCAATTTCCACTCCTCTTCAGTTTTATCATCGAATTCTACAGTAGAAAATACCGATTGATGATAACCTTTCACATAGAGAAGATCttccatcttttcttttcatgtatGAGAATTAGTACCATTCAGATTAATTATTCTAGCAGTATTTGTCTCCATTGTTCACACAAGACAAAATAATTCAAcaacccgctctgataccacttgttgggaTTGGAAGGTAACaacaaacaaaataattaaaGCACAACGGAATCAACAACTCTCCCATCTTGTGTAAACCTGTTTGGAAACAAATAACTAAAGCCAATccaccaaatatatatatatatatatatatatcaaggcaTTCACAAATACCTAACTGCTGATTAAATTATCAGCAACACAAAAAGAACACCAAATTTTTACGTAGAAAACCTTTCCAATGTGGAGAATAAAAATCACGGAACCGTAGTCCATCCAAAATTTTTCACTATCAACCAACAATGGGTATTACAATCTGTTCTCTCTAGCCAACACTAGAGGCATATATCACCATATAATCTTAAGAATAATATTCTTGGCAAACATCAATAATAAGAGAAAAAGATTGAGAAGATCTTATATGAGCAGCTGCCACGTTTCTGCAAAATCTGACTATGCTAAAGGATTGCAAATAGCGATCACACTATACAGATTAAAGAATCTTGTTGTGAACCTGTTGTCCAAACTGTAGCTCGATCAGACTAAATATCGCCTTTCGATTGTTGTTTGATCAAGACTGCCcgctaaatatcaattttgcatCTTCTCCGTTGCCTCCCTCTATTTTTAACTCGTGGAAGATGGCTCACATACCATGCCTTCTTAACATAAAACGTTGCCCTAATGAACCTCTCATTTTGGGCCAAAAATAGTCTAACCAAAATGGgctaaaaataattaacttaGCCCACATTTGTTGGGCTAAGTCTCCTCCAACATAGGAGGGATAACCCAACATGTTCTTCTCTTTTGTTGACTACACATCCATTATTGGTCATTCCCTTAATATCATTACTCATTTAgacatctcaaaaaattctcaCATGATTAGGTTGGACCATTACCTATTATTTTAGCCAATTGATATTAGTGTTGCTACTACTGGAAATTGGTCCAACCTAGATATTGAGTTGGTGGTGGCCACTTGAGTTTTGATTCAATTAGGAAGATGAAAGATTTTTCTCAACTTGCTCAACTCGAATCTCCtaaaagaaaattagaagaagATTGGATAATTGGGTAAGTAAGGCTTGAGTCCCCTTTTTCTTTAATGAAGGTTAAAAAAATGAGGTACACagcctctatttataattaTGAGGTCCGTCCTTGAACAATTCTTATGAGATTCCTCTTTTTAATTCTAATAGGACCTCTATCTTTAAATAGACATCATTAGTAGACATAAACTCAAAAAAGATACAA
Encoded here:
- the LOC103695557 gene encoding transcription factor bHLH137-like, encoding MEAFSYYPFLLDSPILASIPFETHLSTRQVGETSNNSSSCFPYYYSPEAILEVSSGDTSAYESSISLATATKAPLVECQIPLSSAVIKPHDEKVPKQQGSMEKKRKNGDEARSSYCQSSLRTASTKESKSRKQRKPIGELKGKRGKKPKCDDWKAAKAGEEPPEGYIHVRSKRGQATDSHSLAERVRREKISERMKMLQGLVPGCDKVTGKALVLDEIVNYVQSLQNQIEFLSMKLASVNPMLYDFGVDLDNSVNPKKMKSIQQQVPLVNQTTHIHPPAFENARNIYQMMDPSVPLLLHCQGSTAFPQDGGSSMIQVGEQRQQFINQAEFNSI